Proteins co-encoded in one Sparus aurata chromosome 18, fSpaAur1.1, whole genome shotgun sequence genomic window:
- the ltc4s gene encoding leukotriene C4 synthase isoform X2, with product MTMMEEMVVLAAVTVLGILEQAYFSLQVIYARRKYSVSPPATSGSPEFERVFRAQANCSEYFPIFITVLWTSGVFFSQGLSAVCGLLYLYGRFQYFRGYSQSAQGRLAPLYFSAQVLWVLIGFSSLGIFLTLCRVYLNVDLLQELCSALSLV from the exons ATGACGATGATGGAGGAGATGGTCGTCCTCGCTGCTGTGACCGTGCTCGGTATCCTGGAGCAAG cctATTTCTCTCTGCAGGTGATCTACGCCCGGAGGAAGTACTCGGTGTCTCCACCTGCCACATCTGGATCACCGGAGTTTGAGAGAGTCTTCAGAGCTCA AGCCAACTGTTCTGAGTATTTCCCAATCTTCATCACCGTCCTGTGGACGTCTGGAGTCTTCTTCAGTCAAG gtcTGTCTGCAGTCTGTGGGCTGCTCTATTTATACGGACGCTTCCAATACTTTCGTGGATATTCACAGTCGGCACAGGGACG TCTGGCTCCGCTCTACTTCAGCGCTCAGGTTCTGTGGGTTCTGATCGGGTTCTCGTCTCTCGGCATCTTCCTGACGCTCTGCAGAGTTTACCTGAACGTGGACCTGCTGCAGGAGCTCTGCTCTGCCCTCAGTCTGGTCTGA
- the ltc4s gene encoding uncharacterized protein ltc4s isoform X1, with protein MTMMEEMVVLAAVTVLGILEQAYFSLQVIYARRKYSVSPPATSGSPEFERVFRAQANCSEYFPIFITVLWTSGVFFSQGDQTQTADWISVTVQSFYRSVNICLFQVCLQSVGCSIYTDASNTFVDIHSRHRDGRKQQQLSICLFGLNIFKQMNRSKVIDKGPGSVAELTQNSELLN; from the exons ATGACGATGATGGAGGAGATGGTCGTCCTCGCTGCTGTGACCGTGCTCGGTATCCTGGAGCAAG cctATTTCTCTCTGCAGGTGATCTACGCCCGGAGGAAGTACTCGGTGTCTCCACCTGCCACATCTGGATCACCGGAGTTTGAGAGAGTCTTCAGAGCTCA AGCCAACTGTTCTGAGTATTTCCCAATCTTCATCACCGTCCTGTGGACGTCTGGAGTCTTCTTCAGTCAAGGTGAtcagacacaaacagctgaTTGGATCTCAGTCACAGTTCAGAGTTTTTATCGCTCAgttaatatttgtttgtttcaggtcTGTCTGCAGTCTGTGGGCTGCTCTATTTATACGGACGCTTCCAATACTTTCGTGGATATTCACAGTCGGCACAGGGACGGTAGGAAGCAACAGCaactgtccatctgtctgtttggtttaaatatatttaaacaaATGAACAGATCAAAAGTTATAGACAAGGGCCCAGGTTCGGTTGCAGAACTCACCCAGAACTCAGAACTTTTAAATTAA